The following proteins are co-located in the bacterium genome:
- a CDS encoding winged helix-turn-helix transcriptional regulator encodes MKESQFQQLPSHRIGQPPTSLSDGLSLALSSLTAKRAQSALASLTPPRPRPVAGPQAARQRTHSVQGSRPETLRSADAGLDEFIRALASGTRRQILRLLQRRESCVREIVELFELSQPTISRHLNVLKRAKLVTSHRQGRRVVYELSGEAMAQAAESFLRRFCPNCD; translated from the coding sequence ATGAAAGAAAGTCAATTCCAACAGCTGCCGAGCCATCGTATCGGTCAACCTCCGACGTCACTCTCCGACGGGCTTAGTCTGGCACTGTCGTCACTGACCGCCAAACGAGCTCAGTCGGCGTTGGCCTCGCTCACTCCGCCACGACCACGCCCGGTTGCGGGGCCGCAAGCAGCCCGCCAGCGGACCCACTCGGTGCAGGGCTCGAGGCCGGAGACACTCCGCTCCGCCGACGCCGGCCTCGACGAGTTCATCAGGGCACTCGCCAGCGGTACCCGCCGCCAGATTCTCCGGCTCCTCCAACGCCGAGAATCCTGTGTCAGAGAGATCGTTGAGCTCTTCGAGTTGTCTCAGCCAACCATCTCTCGCCACCTCAACGTCCTCAAGAGAGCCAAACTGGTGACCAGTCACCGACAGGGTCGACGGGTGGTCTATGAGCTTTCCGGCGAGGCCATGGCGCAGGCGGCTGAGAGCTTTCTTCGCAGGTTCTGCCCAAACTGCGATTGA
- a CDS encoding 4'-phosphopantetheinyl transferase superfamily protein: MPSSTPDLATVFETQIQSIFPREVAVAVARATEWDARLLPQEEETVAGAVAKRRREFGAGRASARRALASLGVDADEVPLPMAADRCPVWPPGFTGSITHCEGFCGAAVARASDVAAVGFDAEPSRPVEQDLIPLVLTDRERTENRVAVGDGPNWSKLVFSAKESFYKCYYPVTLTALDFHDVEIALKSDGKSFEAEIVSCAAPPLLGRRNLVGRYIACGGFIFTAVSLQQAAVEGC, encoded by the coding sequence ATGCCCTCTTCGACGCCAGACCTCGCGACGGTCTTCGAGACTCAGATCCAAAGCATCTTCCCACGCGAGGTCGCGGTGGCCGTTGCGCGCGCTACGGAATGGGACGCGCGCCTCCTTCCGCAAGAGGAAGAAACCGTCGCTGGAGCCGTTGCCAAGCGTCGCCGCGAGTTCGGGGCCGGCCGCGCCAGCGCCCGGCGAGCCCTTGCCAGCCTAGGTGTAGATGCCGATGAAGTTCCGTTACCCATGGCAGCTGACCGCTGTCCAGTTTGGCCGCCGGGCTTCACCGGGAGCATTACGCACTGCGAGGGCTTTTGCGGAGCGGCGGTAGCTCGGGCATCGGATGTCGCCGCAGTGGGCTTCGACGCGGAGCCAAGTCGTCCCGTCGAGCAGGATCTCATTCCCCTGGTCCTGACCGATCGGGAGCGAACCGAGAACCGGGTGGCGGTCGGGGACGGCCCGAATTGGAGCAAGCTCGTCTTCAGCGCCAAAGAGAGCTTCTACAAGTGCTACTACCCGGTCACGCTGACTGCACTGGATTTTCACGACGTTGAGATTGCTCTGAAGTCTGACGGTAAGAGCTTCGAGGCGGAGATCGTATCTTGCGCAGCGCCACCCTTGCTGGGTCGGCGAAATCTGGTTGGACGCTATATCGCTTGTGGAGGATTCATCTTCACGGCCGTTTCTTTGCAGCAGGCCGCAGTGGAAGGATGCTGA